ttccactCTGAAGACTGTTGCTCCTGAGTCTCTAAGTTCTCCACCTCCTCTGGCTCAGCGACCTTCACctctttaataaatagaaagCTCAGGCCATCACTGGTTGTTCCCCCAGCTCCATACTGTGAGTGTATTAGAGTTTCAtcctgaaagtttaaaaaaaaaaaaaaagttatttctttaaatcatacgtcttttaaaggaattaaagCTTTCCCTCTTAAATTTACTATCACTGCCATTTTGACAATTAGTATATATctagaaaattgtttaaatattaattGTTTTTGAAGGCCTGGGTCCCTAAACGGGCCAAGTTTCCCCTATGGTTACCCTGTCACACCTGCAATTTCTTGTGTAGTACCTGCAACAAGTTTCCATGAGGTCATAACGTCTACTGTGTTCCTTCTGTTTCCCCAACACTCTGTTCTGTGCACGACTGCCTGTCGATAATGACTTGTACTAGTGAATATCTGCTTATACACATGACCCTACGGTAAACAGACCCACTATCTAACTTtaagattacaaaaaaaaagcCCTAAAACTCACATTTACCTTTCCCCTAAATAAGACAAAAGCAAATTTAATATCTTTCAAAGGTCCCACTTGCAGTTCAAACTCTAGCCATGTTATTCAAAAGGAAACGCGTTTTGTTTAAGAGAACAGGCTCAATTCAAGACTGTGTTGGTCAGATCCAGCTGCCACGTTTGCTCCTGgaccttcattttctctctcaaacGAGTCTGATGACAGCATTACCTCAGATTGTTGAGGGTTAAATTAGGGTGACGCGGAGGCCGAGCTTCAGACAATGTCTGCAACACAAATGATGTTTCCTAATATTTCTTGAAACCCTCTCCTGGCCCCTGAGCTTGTCACTGACCGCCCCTCTTTGAGGAAGGACTTTTCTCCATTTAGGGCCGGTTGATTGCTATTGTTTTTAACCTTCCCAGACCCTCCAGGACTGGGCCCTCATCTGTGTAAATCTCTGGAGAACAGCTAATTTCTGAGATTAAATGCTGATTCTCAAATAAAGAATTTATTGATCCAAGTGTATCTTCTAATTCTAGATTCTCATTTTGCACAGAGGTTACACTGGAAAATGTTGGAAGGGCAGGGGAATTGGTGTTGTTTTTAGAACCTGTCAAACATACCAGTTGAAGAAATATGGACttctgaagacacaaataaaagatattccctgctcatggattggaagaactgatATTGTTAAAAAGTCCATATTACCCTCAAAGCAGTCCACAGATTCAGTGCAagctctatcaaaattccaatggcatttttcacacaaatagaacaaatgatcctaaaatttgtctagaaccacaaaagaccctgaatagccaaagaaaccttgagaaagaagaacaaaatgggaggtaTCACGCTTCCCgctttcaaactatattgcaaagctatggtaatcaaaacagtatggtactggcataaaaaacagacacatatatcaatggaacagaatggagccCAGATATAAACCTGCATATAGatgatcaattaatttacaacaaaggagccgagaacatataatagggaaaggatagtcttttaataaacggtgctgggaaaactggacagtcacatgcaaaaggatgaaactagatgactatcttacaccatacacaaaaatcaactcaaagaaaaaaaagaaagagagacagagaaagagaatctACAGTATATCAAAGGAATTACCTTTTAAGATTGGGATTAtgaaaaatactcagaaaacaAGATAAAGTGATTCTTAATGAATCAAGTACATGGGAACATACTCCAGTATGttataagaaacaaaaacctTTTTACAGGGAATGGATAAAAGCTAGCTATTAACATTAATCAACAATCTCTCGGCTTTAATAAACTAGttgtatttgcatttccctgattactaacgAAGAAGCTGTAGCAGGAGTGCTTTATTCATTGAAAATTGAACCTAATTATTTCTGCTTGAAATTTTGTTCCTAATCCTATTGCATGAAGGCTTTTAGTTGAATTCATTcaattctttgtttctatttttccctttaatgatTTAAAAGCCATTGTTGTGGTGtttacctttaaatatttaacatataaattaatttttctatcaGTGTCTAGAATGAATACCTGATTCATACCTCACACTATCTCCCATCAAACAACTCTTAACTCTTTCTCACCTCTCCCAAGCATCCAACaccatccattaaaaaaaagcttCAAATCATTACTTTTAATGTCATACTTTCACTTTTAaggaattatttcttaaaaattcatttaacctTTAAATACCTTTACTATCACTTATACTTTATACATAAGCTCTACATATTTGTATGCTTACCATTTTTTCTTGAATCccgtattttcttcctttttctattttttcatcttgTGGGAGTACGTCTTTCAGTAATTCTTTCATAAAGGATTTTTGGCTGGTAAATTTGCTGAGGCTTTGCATGTCTGAAAAGGTCCTTATTTCACCATCACATTTAAATGCTAATTTAACTCGGCACAGAAATTTAGGCTCAAAATCATTTTCCCTCAGGATGTTGAAGACATCACTCCATCGCTTACGGACGTCCAGTGTTGCTGATGAAAAGTCTGCTGCCAGTGTGAGTCCTGCTGCTTCATCTTCTCTGTCgacttttagaattttctctttagtcTTGAAGTTCTGAgggattttttcctctctcacttctTCGACTAGTTCGTCCTCTCGATTCTCTCTAACCGTAACTTCTATACGGCTGTTGCAGTTTCTACAACGGTCATCAATAATGCATATGGCTTCTTCAAAACTTTCCATGACTTTGTGATTTTGTGATTCATTTGGGGACAATTTCTTACCTTGGTTAGTACTGTACTCTTTAGCTTTGTCTAATTTGCTACTTGGcttgtttattccttttcttttaaaggtcAAATTTTCAACATCCTCAACTATTTTAGAGTTTTCTCTAAGCTTCTCTAACAACCCTGTTTTTTGTGAGGCTAAATCTTTCATTCGTTCCCAGTCTCTTCTGGTActggatttctttggatttttcatgtcagatattgtactttttacacctgaaatttcctTTAGGTCGTTTTTAAgagattcctttctctcttcaatCATTAAGTCCAGTTTTTCCATCAAGACTTCACAATTCTTCATAATAGCCGTTGATATGTCTTTGTATTTTAAATCCAATATCTGGGCCATCTCCTGGTCAGTTTCAATCAACTGATTTCTTTCTACACGTGTgatattttgctgtttctttgcacGTCTAGCAATTTTTGATTGTACACTGAACATTGTGGATATATTGTTAAGACTGGATTGCTTTCTTTCCCTGAAGAGTAATTTTTGTTCTTCAGGCCTGCTAGACTTCCCAAActcaaaaaccttaaaaaaatatatcctctgaaatataaaaaaaagaaaaactgtttacTGAAGAATTCTTTATCTTGAGAAACTCAAATCAAGAATGTAAGCTTGGTTACTAAGTAAACTATGCTATGTGTATGCCATAACAATTTAATATAAAAGGTCACTAAGAAGACCGTACATGTAcactaaaacaaagcaaaagtatCAGAACTCCAAATTCACACGTTATCATTAAAACCACATTCAAGTAAAGACTTAAATGTAGTTCATCAACCAAACAGTAGATGAATAAAAATGGTGGAGATTGGCTGATTTTTCATACTATTAACTTTGCTATCATGCTCTCTGTATTAAGTatattaattacaagaaaaacagtatttttttttttaaaaagtgtaccaTATCAAGTTTTCAAAGTCTAAGGTGACATGAATGGAAACTGACACAAAGTGGTAAAACAGAAGTCCTTTTTATGATTGCAGATAGTTAACATTAAGA
The nucleotide sequence above comes from Equus przewalskii isolate Varuska chromosome 24, EquPr2, whole genome shotgun sequence. Encoded proteins:
- the L1TD1 gene encoding LINE-1 type transposase domain-containing protein 1 gives rise to the protein MFSVQSKIARRAKKQQNITRVERNQLIETDQEMAQILDLKYKDISTAIMKNCEVLMEKLDLMIEERKESLKNDLKEISGVKSTISDMKNPKKSSTRRDWERMKDLASQKTGLLEKLRENSKIVEDVENLTFKRKGINKPSSKLDKAKEYSTNQGKKLSPNESQNHKVMESFEEAICIIDDRCRNCNSRIEVTVRENREDELVEEVREEKIPQNFKTKEKILKVDREDEAAGLTLAADFSSATLDVRKRWSDVFNILRENDFEPKFLCRVKLAFKCDGEIRTFSDMQSLSKFTSQKSFMKELLKDVLPQDEKIEKGRKYGIQEKMDETLIHSQYGAGGTTSDGLSFLFIKEVKVAEPEEVENLETQEQQSSEWKEKETLHEEGASELEKEGEGASELEEEAEGASNLEEESEGASDLEEESEGASELEEESEGASELGEESEGASELGEESEGASELGEENEGASDLEEESEGASELEEESEGASELEEESEGASELGEEGEGASELGEEGEGASELGEEGEGTSELGEEGEGASELGEEGEGPQSWGRREKGPQSWGRRVKGPQSWGRREKGPQSWGRRVKGPQSWGRREKGPQSWGRREKGPQSWGRREKGPQSWGRREKGPQYYVRNRTQTFSIILW